A region from the Streptomyces sp. 3214.6 genome encodes:
- a CDS encoding M4 family metallopeptidase: MSSSPSRRRTPHATPRRAAAVALVGVSALIAAAVQSGAATAAPEKAPQAAAKGNPTHAALALSPSQRTELIRDADAAKAQTAASIGLGSQEKLVVKDVVKDADGTLHTRYERTYAGLPVLGGDLVVDTAASGATKGVIKATNATIKVSGLSPSVTAAAAEQQAVKRAKALGGTSSAADSAPRKVIWAANGKPTLAYETIVGGFQDDGTPNQLHVISDAATGAKLFEYQGIKTGIGNTQYSGQVTLTTTQSGSNYTLNDGARGNHKTYNLNRGTSGTGTLFSQTSDTWGNSTTSNAATAGADAHYGAAETWDFYKSSFGRSGIKNNGVGAYSRVHYGNAYVNAFWDDTCFCMTYGDGSGNADPLTALDVAGHEMSHGVTSNTADLVYSGESGGLNEATSDIFGTGVEFFANNSSDVGDYLIGEKIDINGDGTPLRYQDKPSKDGSSKDSWYSGLGNLDVHYSSGPANHFFYLLSEGSGAKVINGVSYNSPTSDGLPVTGIGRDKALQIWYRALTTKFTSTTNYASARTGTLAAAGDLYGTTSAEYKAVQDAWAAVAVGARSGGGTGGGTSFENTADVSIPDNGAAVTSSITVSGRTGNAPSNLAVGVDIVHTYIGDLQVQLVAPDGTAYTLKAYGTGGSTDNLNTTYTVNASSEVANGIWKLRVQDNAAQDIGYINSWKLTFP; the protein is encoded by the coding sequence TTGAGCAGCAGTCCCTCTCGCAGACGCACCCCCCACGCAACCCCCCGCCGTGCCGCGGCCGTCGCCCTCGTCGGCGTGTCCGCGCTCATCGCCGCCGCCGTGCAGTCCGGCGCCGCGACCGCCGCCCCGGAGAAGGCACCGCAGGCGGCGGCCAAGGGCAACCCGACCCACGCGGCCCTCGCGCTCTCCCCCTCGCAGCGCACCGAGCTGATCCGCGACGCGGACGCCGCCAAGGCGCAGACCGCCGCGTCCATCGGCCTCGGCTCGCAGGAGAAGCTCGTCGTCAAGGACGTCGTCAAGGACGCCGACGGCACGCTGCACACCCGCTACGAGCGCACCTACGCCGGCCTGCCGGTCCTCGGTGGCGACCTGGTCGTCGACACCGCCGCGTCGGGCGCCACCAAGGGCGTCATCAAGGCGACGAACGCCACCATCAAGGTCTCCGGGCTCAGCCCGAGCGTCACCGCGGCGGCGGCCGAGCAGCAGGCGGTGAAGCGCGCCAAGGCCCTCGGCGGCACCAGCTCCGCCGCCGACTCCGCGCCCCGCAAGGTGATCTGGGCGGCGAACGGCAAGCCCACCCTGGCGTACGAGACGATCGTCGGCGGCTTCCAGGACGACGGCACGCCGAACCAGCTGCACGTCATCTCGGACGCGGCCACCGGCGCGAAGCTCTTCGAGTACCAGGGCATCAAGACGGGCATCGGCAACACCCAGTACAGCGGCCAGGTCACGCTGACGACGACCCAGTCGGGGTCGAACTACACGCTGAACGACGGCGCGCGCGGCAACCACAAGACGTACAACCTCAACCGCGGCACGTCCGGCACCGGCACGCTGTTCTCGCAGACCAGCGACACCTGGGGCAACAGCACCACGTCGAACGCCGCGACCGCGGGCGCCGACGCGCACTACGGGGCCGCGGAGACGTGGGACTTCTACAAGTCCTCCTTCGGCCGCAGCGGCATCAAGAACAACGGCGTCGGCGCCTACTCGCGCGTCCACTACGGCAACGCGTACGTCAACGCCTTCTGGGACGACACCTGCTTCTGCATGACGTACGGCGACGGCTCCGGCAACGCCGACCCGTTGACCGCGCTCGACGTGGCCGGCCACGAGATGAGCCACGGCGTCACCTCGAACACCGCGGACCTGGTCTACAGCGGCGAGTCCGGCGGCCTCAACGAGGCGACCTCGGACATCTTCGGCACGGGCGTCGAGTTCTTCGCCAACAACTCCTCCGACGTGGGCGACTACCTCATCGGCGAGAAGATCGACATCAACGGCGACGGCACCCCGCTGCGCTACCAGGACAAGCCCAGCAAGGACGGCTCGTCCAAGGACAGCTGGTACTCGGGCCTCGGCAACCTCGACGTGCACTACTCGTCGGGCCCCGCGAACCACTTCTTCTACCTGCTGAGCGAGGGCAGCGGCGCCAAGGTCATCAACGGCGTCAGCTACAACTCGCCCACCTCGGACGGGCTTCCGGTCACCGGCATAGGCCGCGACAAGGCGCTGCAGATCTGGTACCGGGCGCTGACGACGAAGTTCACGTCGACCACCAACTACGCGAGTGCCCGCACCGGCACGCTGGCGGCGGCCGGTGATCTGTACGGCACCACCTCCGCCGAGTACAAGGCGGTGCAGGACGCGTGGGCGGCCGTCGCGGTCGGCGCGCGTTCCGGCGGCGGAACCGGCGGCGGCACCTCCTTCGAGAACACCGCCGACGTATCGATTCCGGACAACGGTGCGGCGGTCACCTCGTCGATCACCGTCTCCGGGCGCACGGGCAACGCGCCGTCGAACCTCGCGGTGGGGGTCGACATCGTCCACACCTACATCGGTGACCTCCAGGTGCAGCTGGTCGCGCCCGACGGCACGGCCTACACGCTGAAGGCGTACGGCACCGGCGGGAGCACGGACAACCTGAACACCACGTACACGGTGAACGCCTCCTCCGAAGTCGCCAACGGCATCTGGAAGTTGCGGGTCCAGGACAACGCGGCCCAGGACATTGGCTACATCAACAGCTGGAAGCTGACCTTCCCGTAG
- a CDS encoding M4 family metallopeptidase → MTSLYARHKRTTLAIATAVAAGALVTTGLTAGTAAAQVPAESTGKAVPLAAPVQLSAAARTTLIQQQQADAPETAQAIGLGAKEKLVVKDVVKDADGSVHTRYERTYAGLPVLGGDLVVHESATGAAKGVTKANPATIKVATLTPKVATAKAEKQALTAAKAAGSESTAADQAPRKVIWAAGGTPVLAYETVVGGLQDDGTPSKLHVITDAATGKKLYEYQGVENATGTGKTLYSGTVSLTTTLSGSTYSLTDASRGGHKTYNLKHTSSTGTGTLFTNTTNTWGTGAASSSTADVTAAADAAYGAQETWDFYKATFGRSGIKNNGVGAYSRVHYGNAYVNAFWDDDCFCMTYGDGDANTHPLTSLDVAGHEMSHGVTANTAGLEYSGESGGLNEATSDIFGTGVEFYANNPSDKGDYLIGEKIDINGDGTPLRYMDKPSKDGGSADSWSSSVGNKDVHYSSGVANHFFYLLSEGSGSKTINGVSYNSPTSNGSTVTGIGRDKALQIWYKALTTYFTSTTNYKAARAGTLSAASALYGGTSSTEYKAVAAAWSAVNVS, encoded by the coding sequence GTGACCTCCCTCTACGCGCGTCACAAGCGCACCACTCTGGCCATCGCCACCGCCGTCGCGGCCGGAGCCCTGGTCACCACCGGTCTGACCGCCGGTACCGCTGCCGCCCAGGTCCCGGCGGAGTCCACCGGCAAGGCGGTCCCGCTGGCCGCTCCGGTCCAGCTGTCGGCCGCCGCCCGCACGACGCTCATCCAGCAGCAGCAGGCCGACGCGCCCGAGACCGCGCAGGCGATAGGTCTCGGCGCCAAGGAGAAGCTGGTCGTCAAGGACGTCGTGAAGGACGCCGACGGCTCGGTCCACACCCGCTACGAGCGCACCTACGCGGGCCTGCCGGTCCTCGGCGGCGACCTCGTCGTCCACGAGTCCGCCACGGGCGCGGCCAAGGGCGTCACCAAGGCCAACCCGGCCACCATCAAGGTGGCCACGCTGACCCCGAAGGTCGCCACCGCCAAGGCCGAGAAGCAGGCGCTGACCGCCGCCAAGGCCGCGGGCTCGGAGTCCACCGCCGCCGACCAGGCCCCCCGCAAGGTGATCTGGGCCGCGGGCGGCACGCCCGTCCTCGCCTACGAGACCGTCGTCGGCGGCCTCCAGGACGACGGCACCCCGAGCAAGCTGCACGTCATCACCGACGCGGCCACCGGTAAGAAGCTGTACGAGTACCAGGGCGTCGAGAACGCGACCGGCACCGGCAAGACGCTGTACTCGGGCACCGTCAGCCTCACCACCACGCTGTCGGGCTCGACGTACTCGCTGACCGACGCCTCGCGCGGCGGTCACAAGACGTACAACCTGAAGCACACCAGCAGCACCGGCACCGGCACCCTGTTCACCAACACCACGAACACGTGGGGCACCGGCGCCGCCTCCAGCTCCACCGCCGACGTGACCGCGGCCGCCGACGCCGCCTACGGCGCGCAGGAGACCTGGGACTTCTACAAGGCCACCTTCGGCCGCAGCGGCATCAAGAACAACGGCGTCGGCGCCTACTCGCGCGTCCACTACGGCAACGCGTACGTCAACGCCTTCTGGGACGACGACTGCTTCTGCATGACGTACGGCGACGGCGACGCCAACACGCACCCGCTGACCTCGCTGGACGTGGCCGGCCACGAGATGAGCCACGGCGTCACCGCGAACACGGCGGGCCTGGAGTACTCGGGCGAGTCCGGCGGCCTCAACGAGGCCACCTCGGACATCTTCGGCACCGGTGTCGAGTTCTACGCCAACAACCCGTCCGACAAGGGCGACTACCTCATCGGCGAGAAGATCGACATCAACGGCGACGGCACCCCGCTGCGCTACATGGACAAGCCCAGCAAGGACGGCGGCTCGGCGGACTCCTGGTCCTCCTCCGTCGGCAACAAGGACGTCCACTACTCGTCGGGCGTCGCGAACCACTTCTTCTACCTGCTGAGCGAGGGCAGCGGCAGCAAGACCATCAACGGCGTGAGCTACAACTCCCCGACGTCCAACGGCTCCACGGTCACCGGCATCGGCCGCGACAAGGCCCTGCAGATCTGGTACAAGGCGCTGACGACGTACTTCACGTCGACGACGAACTACAAGGCGGCGCGTGCCGGCACGCTGAGCGCGGCCTCGGCGCTGTACGGCGGCACCAGCAGCACCGAGTACAAGGCTGTCGCGGCGGCGTGGTCAGCCGTCAACGTCAGCTGA
- a CDS encoding DUF1990 domain-containing protein: MSPQDFTYTDVGATRDRPGFCPPGFHALHVRTRLGEGHEVFRRAAEAVLTWEMHRALGVGIDASADRAAPDVDVTVTLAGLIKAPCRVVWTVDEHRRAGWAYGTLPGHPECGEEAFVVDRTGDGTVWLTVSAFSRAAKWYAKAAGPATRGLQQAYARRCGVVLRGLCAGEDS; the protein is encoded by the coding sequence ATGTCTCCCCAGGACTTCACCTACACCGACGTCGGCGCGACCCGCGACCGCCCCGGCTTCTGCCCGCCGGGCTTCCACGCCCTGCACGTCCGCACCCGCCTCGGCGAGGGCCACGAGGTCTTCCGCCGCGCCGCGGAAGCCGTCCTGACCTGGGAGATGCACCGAGCCCTGGGCGTCGGCATCGACGCCTCCGCGGACCGCGCGGCCCCGGACGTCGACGTCACGGTCACCCTCGCCGGCCTCATCAAGGCCCCCTGCCGCGTGGTCTGGACGGTGGACGAACACCGCCGCGCCGGCTGGGCATACGGCACGCTCCCCGGCCACCCCGAGTGCGGCGAGGAGGCCTTCGTCGTCGACCGCACGGGAGACGGCACGGTCTGGCTGACGGTCTCCGCCTTCAGCCGCGCCGCGAAGTGGTACGCCAAGGCAGCCGGCCCGGCGACCCGGGGACTGCAGCAGGCGTACGCGCGGCGGTGCGGGGTGGTGTTGCGGGGGTTGTGCGCCGGCGAGGACTCGTAG
- a CDS encoding FAD-dependent monooxygenase, which yields MTRTHLSWDIGMDIGTAPRRTVLISGAGVAGPALAYWLNRYGFAVTVVEKAGTVRSGGYPIDVRGTALEVVRRMGILPRLRDAHIDLRRLTFLDADGGEVASINPHAVTGGVAGRDLEVRRGDLTNALHAAVRDDVEFLFDDSIDTLDQSGHGVDVTFRGGSSRTFDMVFGADGLHSRTRELLFGAEEQFHRYLGYCFAGFTLRNTFGLSHELMMWNTPGRAAALYAVGDDDQVHAFLNFAHPEPSFEAFRNPEGQRDLVAAVFADARWEVPGMLAALRDADDLFFDAVSQIRMPHWSSGRVALVGDAAYAPSFLTGQGSSLALVGAYMLAASLADRDHVAGFAAYEHDTRRFVTLNQEQVGEGDATLFPTTARALEQRNDMLRNLSTMSPAEVREEGREEGPAEGGPEGRPEGRPAHSALTLPELTPLT from the coding sequence ATGACCCGCACTCATCTGTCATGGGACATCGGTATGGATATCGGTACCGCCCCGAGGCGTACGGTCCTGATTTCCGGGGCCGGCGTCGCCGGGCCCGCCCTCGCGTACTGGCTGAACCGCTACGGGTTCGCGGTCACGGTGGTCGAGAAGGCGGGCACGGTACGCAGCGGTGGTTACCCCATCGACGTGCGCGGCACCGCACTCGAGGTCGTCCGGAGGATGGGGATCCTGCCGCGACTGCGGGACGCGCACATCGACCTGCGCCGGCTGACCTTCCTCGACGCGGACGGCGGCGAGGTGGCCTCGATCAACCCGCACGCCGTCACCGGCGGTGTCGCGGGACGGGATCTGGAGGTGCGGCGCGGGGATCTGACCAACGCCCTCCATGCGGCGGTCCGTGACGACGTGGAGTTCCTGTTCGACGACTCCATCGACACCCTCGACCAGTCCGGCCACGGGGTCGACGTCACCTTCCGCGGGGGCAGCAGCCGTACGTTCGACATGGTGTTCGGCGCGGACGGTCTGCACTCACGTACCCGCGAGCTCCTGTTCGGCGCCGAAGAGCAGTTCCACCGGTACCTCGGCTACTGCTTCGCCGGGTTCACCCTGCGCAACACCTTCGGGCTCTCCCACGAGCTCATGATGTGGAACACCCCGGGCAGGGCCGCGGCACTCTACGCGGTGGGGGACGACGACCAGGTGCACGCCTTCCTGAACTTCGCCCACCCGGAGCCGTCGTTCGAGGCGTTCCGGAACCCGGAAGGCCAACGGGACCTGGTCGCCGCGGTCTTCGCCGACGCGCGATGGGAGGTCCCGGGCATGCTCGCCGCCCTGCGCGACGCGGACGACCTCTTCTTCGACGCGGTCAGCCAGATCCGCATGCCCCACTGGTCCAGCGGCAGGGTCGCGCTGGTGGGCGACGCCGCGTACGCGCCCTCCTTCCTCACCGGACAAGGCTCCAGCCTCGCCCTCGTCGGCGCGTACATGCTCGCCGCTTCCCTGGCCGACCGGGACCACGTCGCGGGCTTCGCCGCCTACGAACACGACACCCGCAGGTTCGTGACCCTGAATCAGGAGCAGGTCGGTGAGGGCGACGCCACACTCTTCCCGACCACCGCTCGTGCCCTGGAACAGCGCAACGACATGCTGCGCAACCTCAGCACAATGTCCCCCGCGGAGGTTCGAGAGGAGGGCCGAGAGGAGGGTCCGGCGGAGGGCGGACCCGAGGGACGACCGGAGGGTCGACCGGCCCATTCGGCCCTCACCTTGCCCGAACTCACGCCCTTGACGTGA